The Ectothiorhodospiraceae bacterium 2226 region CCAATCCGGAAGGAAGTAACCGCACAAGGTTATCTCCGCTGAGCAGGTTTCTACTGGGGATATAACGATAGCCGGCGTCGGAGTGGCCGCTTGGACTTATGATCGAGACGGTGTGCCCCTGCCGTACCTGCTCCTCCGCGAGCCAAGCTACGTATTGGGGAGCACCGCCGTCGGCACCAGTAGGCGGAACCCTCTTGTTCACTACGTGTACGATGTGCATGGTGCGATGTATCGCTTAGCGAAGCCTGTAGTAACGGAAGCGCGCCCGCATCTGGAGTCGGCGCCATACATTGGGTGGCTTATGCCGCAGGCTCGCCTGCGTCGAGAGAGAGCGATCGACGGCATCAAGTATCCGTTCGCTTGAGCGTCCGTCCCGGTAAGGATGCACATAGTTGCAAAAGGCACGGATAGCCCGCAGCCGCGCCTCTTCCGGCTGGAGCGCGCGCGCGAGCGCAGTAGGCAATTCGCTGGGTGTTTGTATATCGATCAAGTGCGGCCCTGGCTTCATGTTGCGGAGCGTGACCACCGGCTTGTCGAGCATCAAGAACTCGAACACGATGGACGAGGTATCGGAAACCATCACGTCGGCGACCTTCAAAAGCGGCAGCACGTCATCCGTTTCCACGTACCGAAGATGAGGACCCTCGAGCGCTTTGTATCGCGCGACTACTTCCGGATCCATCTTCGGATGGAGCGTAACCAACCAGTCTAGATCCCCGCTTTCTGCAAGCGCCGCTATCTGATCCGCAAGCCAAGGCGCGGAGGTCAAAGAACGCGTAAACGTCGACGCATACAGAATCCGTGGACGATTGCTGCGGCGGTACGAGGGTTGCGCAGCGTCTTCAGGTGCAAAAAGCGGGTCGATCTTGGGCCAACCGGTCTCAGCCACGAAGAAGTGCTTATGGCGCTCTGCCAGCGCTTGGAAGCGCTCGGTGGTGAACGGGCCGTGGGTGCAGTAGAGATCGAA contains the following coding sequences:
- a CDS encoding CDP-glycerol glycerophosphotransferase family protein, with protein sequence MSRRYLFFVHQPYSLAILRPLQAAIRARGGESAWFFHGAGADHLLPDERYLDSIEAIKAFRPDAVFVPGNWVPDFIPGLKVQVFHGLETKNPKDHFRIRGLFDLYCTHGPFTTERFQALAERHKHFFVAETGWPKIDPLFAPEDAAQPSYRRSNRPRILYASTFTRSLTSAPWLADQIAALAESGDLDWLVTLHPKMDPEVVARYKALEGPHLRYVETDDVLPLLKVADVMVSDTSSIVFEFLMLDKPVVTLRNMKPGPHLIDIQTPSELPTALARALQPEEARLRAIRAFCNYVHPYRDGRSSERILDAVDRSLSTQASLRHKPPNVWRRLQMRARFRYYRLR